The Panicum virgatum strain AP13 chromosome 5K, P.virgatum_v5, whole genome shotgun sequence genome has a window encoding:
- the LOC120707601 gene encoding uncharacterized protein LOC120707601 isoform X2, whose amino-acid sequence MVEKIIQLAAHITCKNHIPRAPNCSVPPISLSILQSPWPQIHSIAIDAHRVHRSRSVVHRRRRIKLLPIPPLTVFLAVNLEAQFLDDAAVAYVPLAAGGWGHVQRQWDGKRCHRVLHCLGSLYLLLCMIPSIRPSLSQRPSRICAPCSLSSVLLHWIQKLMQR is encoded by the exons ATGGTTGAAAAGATTATCCAGCTAGCTGCCCATATCACCTGCAAAAATCACATACCCCGCGCACCAAATTGCTCAGTCCCTCCAATTTCCTTATCCATCCTTCAATCCCCATGGCCACAGATCCATTCCATCGCAATCGATGCACACCGCGTCCACAGATCAAGAAGCGTAGTGCACAGGAGAAGGAGAATCAAATTG CTTCCTATCCCTCCCCTTACT GTCTTCTTGGCTGTGAATCTGGAAGCCCAATTTTTGGACGATGCTG CAGTTGCATatgtgccgctcgccgccggcggatgGGGCCACGTGCAGAGGCAATGGGATGGGAAGCGATGTCACCGTGTGCTTCACTGTCTAGGGAGCCTGTACTTGCTGCTGTGCATGATCCCTTCAATTCGACCATCCCTGTCCCAGCGGCCTAGCCGAATTTGTGCTCCCTGCTCTTTGTCCTCTGTTCTTCTTCACTGGATACAG
- the LOC120707601 gene encoding uncharacterized protein LOC120707601 isoform X1, translated as MVEKIIQLAAHITCKNHIPRAPNCSVPPISLSILQSPWPQIHSIAIDAHRVHRSRSVVHRRRRIKLLPIPPLTVFLAVNLEAQFLDDAAAVAYVPLAAGGWGHVQRQWDGKRCHRVLHCLGSLYLLLCMIPSIRPSLSQRPSRICAPCSLSSVLLHWIQKLMQR; from the exons ATGGTTGAAAAGATTATCCAGCTAGCTGCCCATATCACCTGCAAAAATCACATACCCCGCGCACCAAATTGCTCAGTCCCTCCAATTTCCTTATCCATCCTTCAATCCCCATGGCCACAGATCCATTCCATCGCAATCGATGCACACCGCGTCCACAGATCAAGAAGCGTAGTGCACAGGAGAAGGAGAATCAAATTG CTTCCTATCCCTCCCCTTACT GTCTTCTTGGCTGTGAATCTGGAAGCCCAATTTTTGGACGATGCTG CAGCAGTTGCATatgtgccgctcgccgccggcggatgGGGCCACGTGCAGAGGCAATGGGATGGGAAGCGATGTCACCGTGTGCTTCACTGTCTAGGGAGCCTGTACTTGCTGCTGTGCATGATCCCTTCAATTCGACCATCCCTGTCCCAGCGGCCTAGCCGAATTTGTGCTCCCTGCTCTTTGTCCTCTGTTCTTCTTCACTGGATACAG